The proteins below are encoded in one region of Paenibacillus albus:
- a CDS encoding HAD-IA family hydrolase, producing MHTRPGVINYLESAKKLGLKIGLASSAPFNWVIPNLEELNIVSYFDCIRTHEDVAKVKPDPELYMSVLAYFGLSPRKAIAFEDSPNGAKSASQANLHTVIVPNELTKDLTFERYSIRLHSMLDMDLEQLIDSIEQSGKTSEQHISK from the coding sequence ATACATACACGTCCGGGTGTTATCAATTATCTGGAATCTGCGAAGAAGCTTGGGCTCAAGATTGGTCTTGCGTCCAGTGCACCGTTTAACTGGGTAATACCTAACTTAGAAGAATTAAATATTGTTAGCTATTTTGACTGTATCCGAACGCATGAAGATGTGGCTAAGGTGAAGCCTGATCCGGAGCTTTATATGAGTGTATTGGCGTATTTCGGCCTTTCCCCTCGTAAAGCGATCGCGTTCGAGGATTCACCGAATGGTGCAAAATCCGCAAGCCAAGCAAATCTTCATACTGTAATCGTACCAAATGAATTAACAAAGGATTTAACATTCGAACGCTACTCGATTCGTCTTCATTCGATGTTAGACATGGATTTGGAACAATTAATCGACTCAATAGAGCAATCGGGTAAGACATCGGAACAACATATCTCAAAATAG